From Microbacterium sp. CGR2:
CTGTCCATCGACGTGCGGGCGCTCGGAGTGGACTTCGCCGTGATCTCCGGCCACAAGATGCTCGGGCCGACCGGGATCGGTGCGCTGTACGGTCGCCGCGAGCTGTTGGAGGCGATGCCGCCGTTCCTCACGGGCGGCTCCATGATCACCACCGTCACCACCACCGAGGCCGAATACCTCCCGCCGCCGCAGCGCTTCGAGGCAGGAACCCAGCGGGTGTCGCAGGCGATCGCGCTCGCCGCCGCCGTCGATTACCTGACCGCTGTCGGGATGCCGCGCATCGCCGCGCACGAGGCGGCGTTCGGTCGGAGACTCGTCGAAGGGCTGAGGGGGATCGACGGCGTGCGTGTTCTGGGTGCCGACATCGACCTTCCCCGCGTCGGGCTCGCGAGCTTTGACGTCGCCGGCATCCATTCTCATGACGTCGGACAGTTCCTCGACGACCGTGGCATCGCCGTACGCGTCGGGCACCACTGCGCTCAGCCGTTGCATCGACGTCTCGGCGTCACCTCATCGACCCGCGCCAGCACTTATCTCTACACGACGGATGCCGAGGTGGATGCCGTCATCGACGGGGTCGGCGGCGCCATCGAGTTCTTTCGGAGGGGCGCATGAGCGACCTGCAGAATCTTTACCAGGAGCTGATCCTCGATCACTCGCGCACCCCGCACGGCTATGGGCTGCGCGAGGAGATCGCCGCCCAGTCGCACCAGATCAACCCGACCTGCGGCGATGAGATCACCCTCCAGGTGCATCGTGCCCCCGACGGTGGCGTCGAGGCGATCGCGTGGGAAGGGCACGGATGCGCGATCTCCCAGGCTTCGGCATCGCTGCTCGCCGAGCTTGCGGAGGGGCTCTCGGTCGAGCAGCTCGAGGTTCGGATCGCCGCTTTCCGCGAGGCGATGCGCTCACGGGGGAAGATCGAGCCCGACCAGGAGCTGCTCGGCGATGCGGCAGCGCTCGGCGGGGTGTCGAAGTACGTCGCCCGTGTGAAGTGCGCGATGCTCGCCTGGGTCGCCGCCGAGGATGCGCTCGCCAAGAGCTGAGGGCCAGGATGGACACATGTCCGTGCAGCTGAAGCCCCTCCCCGCCGAGCGCTTCGACGACTGGCGTGCGGCCGCGAGACAGCGGGTCGTCGACGGCAACCGGGAGTCGGGGCTGCGCATCGGGGCGGATGCGACCGCTTACGCGGACGAGTTCTTCGCCACGGTCCTGGCGAATGGCGAGGAGACGAACTCTTCGCAGACGATGCTCGTCGTCGACGCTCAGCAGCGCGAACTCGGCACGATCTGGCTCGTCCTGACCGGTCGGAAGTTGTTCGTCCTCGATCTCGACATCGAAGAACGCCTGACGTCCGATCAGAACGACGCACTGCTCGCGCGGCTCGTCACGATCGCCGCCGACATGCAGGCGGACAAGATCGCTGTGCCGCTCTTTCCCCAGGATGCTGTCGAGCATGCGCTCGCCGAGGGGCGGGGCTTCGGCATCGCGTCGATTCAGATGGTGCTGGAGCCTCTGCCCGAGCGGAACGTCGCGGCCCACGTCGATGTGTCGCCGATGACCGAGCAGCGCTTCCCACAGTTCGTCGAGGCGTCCGAGACAGGCTTCGCACAGGATCTCGTCACGTCGGGCCGCTATTCGCCGGAGGATGCGATCGTGGAATCGCGCCGTCAACTCCGGCTGGGACTGCCCGAAGGACTGGCAACTGAAGGCCACTACCTGTTCACGGCATCCGTCGACGATGTCGAGGTCGGAGTCCTCTGGATCGGGCTGCGCACGCGCGACGAGCGGCCGCACATGTTCGTCTTCGACATCGAAGTCGCCGCCGACCAGCGGCGCAGAGGTTTCGGGCGCGAACTGATGCACGCCGTGGAGCGCGAAGCGCGCCGCCTCGGTGCGAAGTCCGTCGGCTTGCACGTGTTCGGTTTCAACGTCGGCGCGATCCGCCTGTACGAGCAGCTCGGGTACCGTCGCGTCGAGGAGACGCGGGTCCTCGACGTCTGAGCTGCCGCCGTGACGTCTCATGGAGACACATGGGGAATAGGCGCGCGGGACGAGCGTTGGGTTCGAGCATGACAACTCTCGGAATCATCGGTGCAGGACACATCGGCAGCCAGATCGCGCGGATCGCGGTGGCGAACGGCTATGACGTGGTGATCGCCAACTCGCGAGGACCGGAGACACTTGCCGATCTCGTCGGCGAGCTCGGGGAGCGGGCGAAGGCCGCCACCGCGACAGAAGCCGCGGCCGCCGCAGACGTCGCCGTCGTGACGGTGCCGCTGCGCGCGATCGACCAGCTCCCCGCCGAGGAGCTCGCTGGCAAGATCGTCCTCGACACCAACAACTACTATTTCGAGCGCGATGGACGGATCGAGGAGCTCGACAAGGGCGAGACCACCACGTCCGAACTGCTGCAGCGCCAGCTGCCCACGTCGAAGATCGCCAAGGCTTTCAACCACATCTATGCGTCCGAGATCACGACGGATGCGCTGCGGGCCGGAACGCCGAGCCGCCGCGCGCTGGCCACGGCCGGAGATGACCCCGAGGCGGTCGCCTTCGTCACTCGCTTCTACGACGAGGCAGGCTTCGACACGGTCAACGTCGGTCCGCTCAGCGAGTCGTGGCGAGTCGAGCGCGACCGGCCGGCGTACGTCATCCGACAGACGGCCGAGGAGCTCACGGCGAACGTCGCGAAGGCCAACCGCCTGCCCTGATCGACAGCCCCCCGCGCCCGCTGGGATACCAAAGCTTGGTTAACCGCCGTTCAGGTGAGAGACTTCGGGGATGACGGGGGCGGGGGCTACCGGCGAATTGGAGTCGGTCAGGGTGACGCGTATCCTGCGCGACGACATCGTCCTCGGGCGCCGCGTGCCCGGATCGCGACTGATCGAGCGCGAGATCGCCGCCCAACTGGACGTGTCGCGTCTTCCGGTTCGCGAGGCCATACGCACGCTCGTCTCGGAGGGCGTCGTCGTGGCCCGCCCGCGCTCCTGGGCGGTGGTGCGGGAGTTCACACAGCGAGACCTTCAGGACTTCGCCGAGGTTCGCGAGTCGATCGAGACTCTCATCTTCGTGTTCGCGGCCGAACGTCACGATGAAGCCGGTATCGCGCGCCTCCGGAGCGTGTACGAGCGGGAGGCGGCCGCCGCCCGTACAGGCCATGTGGAGGCGGCCCGGCTCGCCGCGGGAGAGTTCCACGAAGTCGCCGCCGAACTCGCCGACAACGAGATGCTGTGCGAACTCATCGGGGTGTTCGCGACCCGGCTGCGCTGGCTGTTCAGCCAGCACGACGACCTCGAGGCGATGGCTGAGGAGCACCGCGTCATCTTCGAAGCGATCGCCGCGAGAGACGCGGATGCGCTCCGCCGGATCGTGCCGCAGCATCTCGCCAGCGGCCAGGAAGCGGCGGTGCAACGTCTCGTGAGCAGCGAGATCGCGATCTGACGTTCGCGGCTGACTCACGACCCACCCTCGATCGCGCCGCTCCCGGTTGTATATTGAGCACTTCGGAGTGGTTCCGGAGTTGTCGCCTTGCCCTGGGGAGCGAGATGCGGGGTCTTGCTGTCGTCGTCGGAAGCCTGCTGCTGGTGGGCGGAGCCGCCCTCGTGGTGGTCGCCGACCAGGAGCGCACAGCCGCGGTCGCTGAAGTCCGCACCCAGATCGAGCAACTCGAGCAGAAGCTCGAAGGATCGCGCGGCGAGAATCTCGAGCTCGCGGAGCAGCTCACCGCTTTGCGGTCGCAGATCGCGGAGCAGGGCGCCAAGCTCGCCGACACGACAGGGTTCCTCAAATGATCCGTCGCGTGATCGCGGTCACGGTCGCGACCACGGTGCTGCTCTCCGCGGGTATGGTCGCCCGGGCAGACGCCCTCGACCAGGAGCGAACGGATGCTGTCGCCGAGCTCACCGCCCTCGCGGGTCAGGTGCATGATGCGGCGCAGCGCACGGACTATCTGACGGCATCCGTCGAACAGGCCGAGTGGGATGTGGCCGACCGGGAAGCAGTGCTCGCTTTGCGCCCCGCCTTCGTCGCGGAGGTGGGCGACCTCGTCACTGCACTCGAGCTGGCCGAGGGGAAGATCTACACGGCTGCGCACCGAGCATCCGCGCTCTCCGCGCAACAGGCGGTCGTCGCCGAGAAGGGTGACCCCGACACGGTGACAGCAGCGACGGCCACGGTTCGGTCGCTCACTGCCAAGGTCTCCGCCGAGGTCACGTCCTGGGAGTCTGCGCAGGCGGCACAGAGCGCCGGACCCGGAGGCCCTGTCTTCACGACGAGCGGTCCGGACGGCTATGCCAGGGTTCGTGCGGCGCTCGACCTCGTCGGCGGGGGCGGAATCGGGCTCTACGAGTCGTCGTCCTGTGCCGGGGGAACCGCTCCGGCCTGCGCGAACAGCAACGGCTACATCAAGTACCGCGCGGACATCGCAGGCTGGAGCCCGGCGCGATTGAACTGGGCCATGGCGCATGAGCTCGCGCACATCTACCAGTTCCGGGTCTGGGGAGCATTGAACGCCTCGGGGGCATACGGGGCGATGTTCGGCGGCGACCCCGAGTTCCTGGCCAACTGCATGGCTGTGGTTCGCGGCTACCCGGGATCCGTGGGCTGCAACGGGGATCAGCAGGCCTGGGCGTCGGGAATCTGGGTCGGCGCAGTGCGGTGATATCCCGCGACGCGGCGCACCGAAACGATGCACCGGGCGACGAATGTCGGATGCAGAGGGCAATGTTGTCCGGGGCAATCTGCCCCACACTGCGCCCGAGTGATACCGGTACGCTCGAAGTGAGGAGGTGGCCGTGGGACGAACAGCTGATGCCGTCGCCGAAGGCGTTGCGATCGCGACAGCTGCTGCGCGCCTCTCTCTCAAGAACCGCATCCTGGTGGGAACCATCGCCGAGAACGGTGTCTTCGACATCGACACGTACATCGCGATCGCTCGGGATGCACTCGGAGCGATGGCCGCCGAATCGGAAGACGCGGCCACCACGGTGACGGCTCTGCGCAAGCGCGCCCGTGGCCGGCATTCCGACCCTGTGGGCACGCACGACTACCGCGACCGCGATGTGCGCAACCTCCGCCGACGCGCCAAGCAGTCCGCAGGGGTCGCTGCTCGGCTTCGCGAGATCATGGAGGATCGGGAGCAGCTCAGCCGAATCGTCGAGGAAGCGCGGGAGGCGGCGTGGGCCGATGTGCGCCACAATCTCGATCGCCGTCTGTACGTCGAAGGCATGCGGCCCGACCAGGATCCGGACTACAACCGGATGCGCGAGGCGCGGATGCAGGCGCTCCGGCTGGTCGACCTGCAGGCGCTGTCCTCGGAGCGGCGGGCGCGAGCCAAACGGCTCAAGAAACAGGACAAGGGTGGCGACAACGACGGCTGACTCGTCGTTTCGCAATCCGCTCAGGACTGTTGTAGGCTTATCGTCGGCCCGCTGAGCGATATCGCATCGCGAGTCATGCGCCTCTAGCTCAATGGATAGAGCATCTGACTACGGATCAGAAGGTTGGGGGTTCGAGTCCCTCGAGGCGCACACTGTGTTGAGACAGTACAGAACCCCCGTCGCGAAAGCGGCGGGGGTTTTGCTTTGACTACAACAGGCTGGTGATGGCCGGATCCCGCCGCGCGACCTCCGCCGCCGTCGACACGATGATGCGCCGCATTTCGGCGACGGCAACCGCGGGAGTGACATCGGAGCGGTGCGCCAGGCTGACGGTGCGCGACATCATCGGATGAGACAGGCGAACCGAGCGGAGGGCGGGTTGGTCGAGAAGCACCATCGCCGGCACCACCGCCACGCCGAGCCCGCGCTCGACGAACCGGAGCACGGCATCCATCTCGCCCCCTTCCAGCACGGGTGTCGGATTCAGGCCGGCGCTGCGGAAGGCGGCATCCGTCGTCGCCCGCAGCTCATAGCTCTCGTCGAGGGCGATCAACGGCAGCGTGGCGAGATGCTCCATGCCGATGGCGGGTGTCACGGCGATCGGCGCGCGCGCGGCTGAGGACACGACCACGAGCTCTTCAGCCAGCAACGGCGTGCTGGTCAGGCTGACCCCTGCCGGAGTCGGACCCTCGGAGGCGGTGATGAGGGCGATGTCGACGGCGCCGACCGCCAGCTGCTCGACCAGCCGCCGAGACCCGCTCTCGGTCAGATGAAGGTCGACGTCGGGATGAGCCGTGTGGAACGAGCTGAGCGCCTCGGCGACCAGGCTGATGCACAGCGTCGGGGGAGCACCCAGCCGCACACGTCCCCGTCGGAGCCCGGCGAGTTCGCCCATCTCGTCGCGGATGGCTTCGGCCTCGGCGAGCATCCGCTGAGCCCGGGGAAGAAGGGTCTCGCCCGCGGACGTCAGCGCGATGTGACCGCGCGCGCGGTGGAAGAGCTCGGCGCCGAGCTCGCGTTCGAGGGTGGAGATCTGACGGCTCAGCGAGGGCTGGGCCAGATGAAGGTGCTCGGACGCCCGGGTGAAGTGGCCGAGGCGAGCGACTTCCACGAAGCCGCGAAGCTGCTCGAGGTTCATGCCGCTAGTCTATCGATACCAGAGGGATAATGCATTGGAGTTATCGGCCCCGGGTTCGTAGCGTGGACGCATGAGCTCACGCGAACGGCAGGTCTCCACCACGGTCCTCGTCATCGGCACCGGCGGGTCCGGCCTGCGGGCCGCCATCGAGGTCGCCGAACACGGCATCGACGTCCTCGCCGTCGGCAAACGCCCGCGGCAAGACGCCCATACATCCCTCGCGGCGGGCGGAATCAACGCGGCCCTCGGAACGATGGACGCCGACGACAGTTGGCAGCAGCATGCAGCGGACACCATCAAAGAGAGCTATCTGCTCGCCAACCCGCACACCGTCGAGATCGTGACGCAGGGCGCAGAGCGCGGCATCCGCGATCTCGAGCGCTGGGGCATGGAGTTCGCGAGGGAAGACGACGGACGCATCTCACAGCGCTTCTTCGGCGCCCACACCTTCCGGCGCACCGCCTTCGCCGGTGACTACACGGGGCTCGAGATCCAGCGCACGCTCGTGCGCAAGGCCGAGCAGCTCGAGGTGCCGATCCTCGACCACATCTACATCACGCGCCTGCTCGTGCGCGACAACGTGGTGTTCGGTGCCTATGGCTTCGACCAGTCCGACGGCACGCGGTACCTCATCCATGCGGATGCGGTGATCCTCGCCGCCGGAGGCCACAATCGCATCTGGCGACGCACGTCCTCGCGCCGTGACGAGAACACCGGCGACTCCTTCCGCCTCGCCGTCGACGCGGGGGCCCGACTGCGCGACCCCGAGCTCGTGCAGTTCCATCCCTCGGGCATCATCGAGCCGGAGAACGCCGCCGGCACACTGATCTCCGAGGCGGCGCGCGGCGAAGGCGGCATCCTGCGCAACGCGCTCGGCGAACGGTTCATGGACAAGTACGACCCGGAGCGGATGGAGTTGTCGACGCGTGACCGCGTCGCGCTCGCCGCATACACGGAGATCAAGGAAGGGCGTGGCACCGAGAACGGGGGAGTCTGGCTCGACGTGTCGCACCTCCCGCGAGAGACGATCATGACGAGGCTGCCGCGGGTCTATCAGACGATGATGGAACTGCAGATGCGCGACATCACCACCGACGCCATCGAGATCGCACCCACCGCGCACTACTCGATGGGCGGCGTGTGGGTGCGTCCCGAAGATCACCAGACCGATGTCGAGGGACTGTACGCGATCGGTGAGGCCTCGAGCGGATTGCACGGCGCGAACCGGCTCGGCGGGAACTCGCTCATCGAGCTGCTCGTCTACGGCCGCGTCGTCGGGCAGGCCGCTATGGCGCATGCCGCCGGGTTGGACGCGCAGCGGCGCTCCGCGGAAGCGGTGTCGGCCGCGCGCGCGGAGATAGACGGCCTCCTCGCTGCCGACGGCCGAGAGAATGTGCGAGCCCTGCAGCGAGCGATCCGCAACCTGATGACCGACTACGCCGGGGTGGTGCGATCCGAGGACGGTCTGCTCGCGGGCCTCGCCGACCTCGACATGATCGAGGGGCGGATGGAGGACATCGGCATCCATCCCGACATCGCGGGGTTCCAGGATCTCGCACACGCGTTCGACCTGAAGGCGTCCGCGCTCGCCGCTCGGGCGACGCTCGAGGCCGCGCTGGAGCGTCGAGAGACCCGCGGGTGCCACAACCGCAGCGACTTCCCCGACACGGATCCGACCCTGCAGGTGAACCTCGTCTGGTCGCCGCGCGGAGGAGTGACCCGTGAGGAGATCCCGGCGGTCTCCGCGGAGATCGCTGAACTCATGCGCGAGGTCGACACCGAAGGCAAGCTCGTCGAGTGACGGGCTGCGCTTTCCGGTTGCGGTTTCTGCCGGGGCTGCGCTTTCCGGTCGCAGTTTCTGCCGCGCTTAGACCCGCAGCACGGCAAGAACTGCGACCGGAACGGTGCTGGGTGGCAAGAACTGCGACCGGAACGGCGTGGCCGCGGGCTCAGTCGGCCGTGGCATCCTCGTCGATCTGCGGCTGACCGATGACCCCGATGCCTACAGCCTCGTGGTCGGGTTCGCCCTCTTGGCGCGAAGGAGCTTTCGGCTCATCGCCCGGATCCTTCTCGGTGCTGGGTTCCTCGAGCTCTTCGTTGCTCGGGACCTCGTTCGGCGCGGCCTCTTCCGGCGACTCCGCCTGCTCCGGGGTCTCGGCCTGGTCTGCGGCCTGCGTCTGCTCAGGGGCCTGCGCCTCGCTGCCGGAGTGGACCTGCTCAGGGGTGAGCGCGTTCACCTCTCCGGCATCTGCGCCTGGCGTGGGCGTCGGTACCGCGGTCTGTCCGGTGGTGTCCTGATCCGGCGCGTTCTGCTGCGTGTTGTCGCTCATGACCGTCCCTTTCCTGTCGTCGAAACCAGGATCGCGCCGCGACCCGCGTGAGGGTAGGGGCTTGACGCGCGGGCCACAGCGGATCAACGACGCCGACGGCCGTCGAGTTAATGTCGATGAACCGAATGGGGAAATGCGGCGTAGCCTGGAGTGGTGACAGCGTACGTCTCGGCCTTCGACCTCTTCTCCATCGGGGTGGGCCCGTCGAGCTCGCACACGGTCGGGCCGATGCGTGCGGCGCTGGACTTCGCGCAGCGGATGGAAGCGTGCGGAGCTCTCGGTCGAGTCGCCCGTGTCGGCTGCACCCTATACGGATCACTGGGAGCGACGGGGATCGGACACGGCACCCCGGATGCCGTCGTCGCCGGACTGCGCGGGCTCTCGCCGGAGACCTGTGACCCCGTGCACGTGCGCTCGGCCTGGACAGATCACCTCGCCGGTGAGCCGCTGCGGATCAACGGGCACCACGACGTTCCCTTCGTGAAAGACGACGTCGTGTTCGCTCCGCGCACCAGACTCCCCGGACACCCGAACGCCATGACTCTGACGGCATCGGATGCCGACGGCGCCGTCGTCGCCGAAGAGACGTACTATTCGGTCGGCGGTGGCTTCATCCGTCGCGACGGCGAGGAAGCGCCGCTCTCGCGCGGCGGCCTGCCGTACTCGTATGCGGATGCCGCGTCGCTGCTCGCGCTCTGCGACGAGAACGGACTGTCGATAGCCGAGGTGGCGCGTCTCAACGAGACCGCGCTGCGCAGCGAGGAAGAGGTCGCCGCGGGACTCGACGCGATCTGGGACGCCATGGCCGAATGCGTGGACGCCGGATTGCACGCCGACGGAGTTCTGCCCGGCATCCTGAAGGTGAAGCGGCGGGCCGGAACGATCCGCGCGCAGTTGGAGCAGGCGGAGGCCGGCGGGCATCGCGAGCTTCCCGGCGAGTGGCTCGGCGCGTTCGCTCTGGCCGTCAACGAGGAGAATGCGGCGGGCGGGCGCGTTGTCACGGCTCCGACGAACGGCGCCGCCGGCATCCTCCCCGCTGTGGCGATGTACTGGTGGCGGTTCCTCGCCGACTCTGGGCTCGGTGAAGGCAACGCCGTCACTCCATACGGCGAGCTGGTGGGCAGCGCGCTCATCGGCTTCGACCCTTCCGGGTCGTCGGGCCCCCCTCCCCGGTCGTTGAGCGAGGCGCGCAGCGACGAGACGAAACGCCCCGACCCGGCTCTCGTCGCCGAGGCGAACCGTCGCCGCGGCATCCGACGCTTCCTGCTGACGGCGACCGCTCTCGGGTCGCTGTTCAAGGCGAACGCCTCGATCTCGGGCGCGGAAGGTGGATGTCAGGCGGAGGTCGGGTCGGCCTGCGCCATGGCAGCAGGCGGCCTCACGGCGGTGATGGGTGGCACGAATCGGCAGATCGAGAACGCCGCCGAGATCGCGATGGAGCACCATCTCGGGCTCACCTGCGATCCGATCGGCGGACTCGTGCAGATTCCGTGCATCGAGCGCAATGCGATCGCGGCAGCCACCGCCGTCACGGCAGCCCGGCTGGCGCTGCGGGGGGACGGAAGCCACTACGTCTCGCTCGACGCCGTGGTCGAGACGATGCGGCAGACCGGTGCGGACATGTCGACCAAATACAAGGAGACCAGCGAGGGCGGCCTCGCGGTCAACGTCATCGAGTGCTGACCGGTCGAGGGTGCTGCGGTCGGGGGAGCTGTCGGCTGCCCCCGGTAGTCTCCCACCAGGACCGACCAGGGAGGAGACCGCGTGGATCCGTTCTGGGAGCCGACGAGTCGCCAGCGGCGCCAGCAGCCCGTCGTGGCAATTCGGCCGTCCGACGACGCACCGGCGGTTGACGGGAGCTGGCCGACCAGCATCCCCGCCGTCGCGCAGGTGCTACGCGAAGGCCTCGACCTCGACGCCGGCGTGACGTTCCTCGTCGGAGAGAACGGCAGCGGAAAATCGACGCTCGTCGAGGGCATCGCGATCGCCTACGGGCTCTCGCCGGAAGGCGGCTCGCGTAACGCCCGACATCGCACTCGACCGACTGAGTCGCCGTTGTCCGACTGGCTGCGTCTGCAGCGAGGCGTCGGCGCGAACCGCTGGGGATTCTTCCTGCGCGCCGAGACGATGCACTCCTTCTACACGTATCTCGAGGAGAACCCGTCGGCTGGCGGAGACGTTCCGTTTCACGAGATGAGCCACGGCGAGTCCTTCCTCGCGCTGTTGGAGAGCCGCTTCGACGACCCGGGCTTCTACTGCCTCGACGAGCCCGAGGCCGCGCTGTCGTTCAACTCGACGTTGGCGCTGATCGCGGTGCTCCGCCGCATCGCCGACGAGGGCGGCCAGGTGCTGTGCGCGACGCATTCACCCGTGCTCGCCGCGCTTCCGGGAGCGCGGATCCTCGAGGTCGGGGAGTGGGGTGTCCGCCCGGCGATGTGGGACGACCTCGAGATCGTCAATCACTGGCGGTCGTTCCTCGAGCATCCGTCCCGCTATCTTCGGCATCTGCTCGCGTAACGGCTTTTTGTGCCGCGGCTTGGTAGCGGGTGTGCCCGCTACCAAGCCATCGGAGCATAGCCAGACCCAGCGGACCGACCGCAGATGATCCTGCCCGGTGGGGTGGGGTGGGGTCAGCCAGCGACGATGAGGCCCTGGGTCACGGTGCGGGCGGCCTCGAAGCGGCGCTGCACGTCGGGCCAGTTCACGAGCTCCCAGAAGGCCTTGACGTAGTCGGCGCGCACGTTGAGGTAGTCGAGGTAGTAGGCGTGCTCCCAGACGTCGAGCTGCAGCAGCGGGATGACGCCGAGCGGGGCGTTGCCCTGCTGGTCGAACAGCTGGAAGATCACGGGGCGGGTGCCCACGGAGTCCCAGGCGAGCACGGCCCAACCCGATCCCTGCACGCCGAGTGCCGTCGCGGTGAAGTGCGCACGGAAGGCGTCGATCGACCCGAACGCGTCGACCAGCGCGGCGTCGAGCTCGCCCTCGGGCGCGCCGCCACCCTCGGGCGAGAGGTTCTGCCAGAACACGGAGTGGTTGATGTGGCCGCCGAGGTTGAACGCGAGGTCCTTCTCGAGCTTGTTCACGTTCGCGAGGTCATCGGCGCTGCGCGCCGTGGCGAGCTGCTCGAGCGCGGTGTTCGCGCCCGTCACGTACGTCTGGTGGTGCTTGGAGTGGTGCAACTCCATGATCTTGCCGGAGATGTGCGGCTCGAGCGCCGAGTAGTCGTAGGGCAGCTCGGGGAGTGTGTAAAGAGTGGACATGACGTCTTCCTTTCGATGATCTTCAGTGGTGGGAGGCGTGCGGGAGCGCATGGAAGCGGCGGTCGAGGTAGACGAGCGGGCGCCCCTGTGGCCCGGCGAGCACCTCGAGGACTTCGGCGACCACGACCGTCGACGACCCGACGACCACAGTCTGCAGAATCCGGCAGCGCAGGGCGGCCCGCGCCGAGGCGAGATGGGGCTCACCCGTCTCGAGGGCCGACCGCCCCTGCTCGGGAGTGAAGCGCTCCGAGCCGCTGACCGCGAAGCTCTGCGCGAGGTCGGAGTGCTCGTCGTCAATGAGATGCACGACGAAGGTGTCCGCTCCGAGGATCGCACCCGCCGAACCGGTGGCCCTGGTGACCGAGAAGACGATGGCGGCGGGATCGACCGCTACCGAGGCCACGCTCGACGCCGTGAGGCCGACGGGGCCGTCGGCGGTCGATGCCGTGATGATCGCGACGCCGGCGGGGTGGGTGCGGAACGCGGCCTTGAGTCCTTCGCCGACCGGCGTGGGTACTGGTGTCACGGTCATCGGCCGGCCTCCGTCATCTGTTCCTGTTTCGCATGCGCGAGCATCTCCGCGCGGTCGACGATCTTCGTCCGCTCGCGTCCGCGCTCGGCTCCGGCGCCGCGCTCGGCGGCGTCGATGCGGAGCCAGCCATCCAGATCGACGGCGTGGCCGAGTCGGTTGATCGAATCCTCGCCGCGCGAGACGGGCTCGGCTTCGGCGAGATCGTCGACGAGGTGGCGTACGGTCTGCGCAGCATCCGACTTGGTCGATCCGATGAGCCCGATCGGCCCGCGCTTGATCCAGCCGGTGGCATACAACCGCGGGATCGGCGCTCCCGCCGCGTCCACGACTCGCCCCTCGGTGTGCGGGACGACTCCGAGATCCGCGTCGAACGGCATCCCGGAAACCGCGGTCGAGCGGTAGCCCACGGCCCGGTAGACGGCTCCGACGTCGTAGCGCAGCAGCTCGCCGGTTCCGACCATCCGGCCCAGCTCGTCCGACGCAGTGCGCTCCATCTCGATACCGTTGACGCGGTC
This genomic window contains:
- a CDS encoding AAA family ATPase is translated as MDPFWEPTSRQRRQQPVVAIRPSDDAPAVDGSWPTSIPAVAQVLREGLDLDAGVTFLVGENGSGKSTLVEGIAIAYGLSPEGGSRNARHRTRPTESPLSDWLRLQRGVGANRWGFFLRAETMHSFYTYLEENPSAGGDVPFHEMSHGESFLALLESRFDDPGFYCLDEPEAALSFNSTLALIAVLRRIADEGGQVLCATHSPVLAALPGARILEVGEWGVRPAMWDDLEIVNHWRSFLEHPSRYLRHLLA
- a CDS encoding L-serine ammonia-lyase, iron-sulfur-dependent, subunit alpha gives rise to the protein MTAYVSAFDLFSIGVGPSSSHTVGPMRAALDFAQRMEACGALGRVARVGCTLYGSLGATGIGHGTPDAVVAGLRGLSPETCDPVHVRSAWTDHLAGEPLRINGHHDVPFVKDDVVFAPRTRLPGHPNAMTLTASDADGAVVAEETYYSVGGGFIRRDGEEAPLSRGGLPYSYADAASLLALCDENGLSIAEVARLNETALRSEEEVAAGLDAIWDAMAECVDAGLHADGVLPGILKVKRRAGTIRAQLEQAEAGGHRELPGEWLGAFALAVNEENAAGGRVVTAPTNGAAGILPAVAMYWWRFLADSGLGEGNAVTPYGELVGSALIGFDPSGSSGPPPRSLSEARSDETKRPDPALVAEANRRRGIRRFLLTATALGSLFKANASISGAEGGCQAEVGSACAMAAGGLTAVMGGTNRQIENAAEIAMEHHLGLTCDPIGGLVQIPCIERNAIAAATAVTAARLALRGDGSHYVSLDAVVETMRQTGADMSTKYKETSEGGLAVNVIEC
- a CDS encoding superoxide dismutase — translated: MSTLYTLPELPYDYSALEPHISGKIMELHHSKHHQTYVTGANTALEQLATARSADDLANVNKLEKDLAFNLGGHINHSVFWQNLSPEGGGAPEGELDAALVDAFGSIDAFRAHFTATALGVQGSGWAVLAWDSVGTRPVIFQLFDQQGNAPLGVIPLLQLDVWEHAYYLDYLNVRADYVKAFWELVNWPDVQRRFEAARTVTQGLIVAG
- a CDS encoding flavin reductase family protein; this encodes MTVTPVPTPVGEGLKAAFRTHPAGVAIITASTADGPVGLTASSVASVAVDPAAIVFSVTRATGSAGAILGADTFVVHLIDDEHSDLAQSFAVSGSERFTPEQGRSALETGEPHLASARAALRCRILQTVVVGSSTVVVAEVLEVLAGPQGRPLVYLDRRFHALPHASHH